A region from the Lolium perenne isolate Kyuss_39 chromosome 4, Kyuss_2.0, whole genome shotgun sequence genome encodes:
- the LOC127296676 gene encoding UDP-glycosyltransferase 76B1: MATVHEAPIDGDGRRRPHARRVLVFPLPFQGHINPMMQLADVLHSRGLGVTVLHTRFNALDPAFHPEFTFVAVPDGIPADVAATGSIISIILAMNAAMEASGAVHDVLSSVLADEPAACLFIDANLLAVQKAATALGLPTMVLRTGSAACFSCFLAYPMLHEKGYLPPKESQLCTPVEELPPLRVKDLFLSSSNNHEMVRKVLARATETVRNSHGLVINTFEALETAELDRIRREVDVAVVLAVGPLHKLSTRGTGSSLLQQDRSCIEWLDRQAAGSVLYVSFGSLASVDSGELSEVAWGLANSGQPFLWVVRPDLVRGSDGTGLPEGFDRAVDGRGKVIPWAPQQEVLAHPAVGGFWTHNGWNSTLESITEGLPMICRPQFADQMMNTRYVETEWSVGFELEGELERNKIEEAIRNLMSHGDVMRESARELKKKVATCLESDGSSVLAIDKLIDYISSL, translated from the exons ATGGCCACTGTCCACGAAGCCCCCATCGATGGCGACGGCCGGAGACGACCTCACGCGCGCCGCGTGCTGGTGTTCCCGCTGCCGTTCCAGGGCCACATCAACCCGATGATGCAGCTCGCCGACGTGCTTCACTCCCGGGGCCTCGGCGTCACCGTGCTTCACACCCGGTTCAACGCGCTCGACCCCGCGTTCCACCCCGAGTTCACGTTCGTCGCCGTGCCCGACGGCATCCCCGCCGACGTCGCCGCGACGGGgagcatcatctccatcatcctcGCCATGAACGCAGCCATGGAGGCATCCGGGGCGGTCCACGACGTCCTATCGTCGGTGCTCGCCGATGAACCCGCCGCGTGCCTCTTCATCGACGCCAACCTCCTGGCCGTGCAGAAGGCCGCCACCGCGCTCGGGCTCCCGACCATGGTTCTGCGCACCGGCAgcgccgcatgcttcagctgctTTCTCGCCTACCCAATGCTCCACGAGAAAGGTTATCTGCCCCCCAAAG AATCGCAGCTCTGCACACCGGTGGAGGAGCTGCCGCCGCTGCGTGTCAAGGACCTATTCTTGTCGAGCAGCAACAACCATGAAATGGTGCGAAAGGTCTTGGCCAGAGCCACCGAGACAGTGAGGAACTCCCACGGGCTTGTCATCAACACGTTCGAAGCTCTGGAAACCGCCGAACTTGACAGGATCCGGAGGGAGGTAGATGTCGCTGTCGTGCTCGCGGTCGGCCCGCTCCACAAGCTCTCCACCCGGGGCACGGGGAGCAGCCTGCTGCAGCAGGACCGTAGCTGCATCGAGTGGCTGGACAGGCAGGCGGCGGGGTCAGTTTTGTACGTGAGCTTTGGGAGCTTGGCGTCCGTGGACTCCGGCGAGCTCTCGGAGGTCGCGTGGGGGCTGGCCAACAGTGGCCAACCATTTCTATGGGTTGTCCGACCGGACCTCGTACGGGGATCGGACGGGACAGGTCTGCCGGAGGGATTTGATCGTGCGGTGGACGGCAGGGGCAAGGTGATCCCATGGGCCCCGCAGCAGGAGGTGCTGGCCCACCCGGCAGTGGGTGGGTTCTGGACCCACAACGGCTGGAACTCGACATTGGAGAGCATCACCGAGGGCCTCCCCATGATCTGCAGGCCTCAGTTCGCGGACCAAATGATGAACACGAGGTACGTGGAGACAGAATGGAGCGTAGGTTTTGAGCTTGAGGGTGAGCTCGAGAGAAACAAAATTGAGGAGGCAATTCGAAATCTAATGAGCCACGGAGATGTGATGAGGGAAAGCGCTAGAGAGCTCAAGAAGAAAGTCGCAACTTGCTTAGAGAGCGATGGGTCTTCTGTGCTGGCCATTGACAAATTGATTGATTATATATCATCTCTCTAG